A window from Synechococcus sp. RSCCF101 encodes these proteins:
- a CDS encoding ABC transporter permease — MTSAVSGPADSTASRPVPAPAAADLLQETGALTGRLFLQLIRRPSTLVAGVLQPLIWLVLFGALFARAPEGLLPGGMAYGRFLGAGVIVFTAFSAALNAGLPVMFDREFGFLNRLLVAPLRSRASIVLASVLYITSLSLVQSLAIMLTASALGYGWPGLGGLLLVVLTLGLLILAVTGISLGLAFALPGHIELIAVIFVANLPLLFASTALAPLSFMPPWLGWLAALNPLTFAIEPIRAAYAAPFSLSQVVLEAPYGSLTSLSCLLVLAALATVSFLLIRPLLNRKLS, encoded by the coding sequence ATGACCAGTGCCGTTTCCGGCCCAGCTGATTCCACCGCTTCCCGGCCCGTCCCGGCCCCTGCTGCCGCCGATCTGCTGCAGGAGACGGGTGCCCTCACCGGACGGCTGTTCCTGCAGCTCATCCGCCGCCCGTCAACCCTGGTCGCCGGCGTGCTGCAGCCGCTGATCTGGCTGGTGCTGTTCGGGGCCCTCTTCGCCCGGGCGCCCGAGGGGCTTCTTCCCGGCGGCATGGCCTACGGCCGTTTCCTTGGGGCCGGGGTCATTGTCTTCACGGCCTTCAGCGCCGCTCTCAACGCCGGACTGCCGGTGATGTTCGATCGCGAGTTCGGCTTCCTCAACCGGCTGCTGGTGGCTCCGCTGCGTTCCCGGGCCTCGATCGTGCTCGCTTCGGTGCTCTACATCACGAGTCTGAGCCTGGTGCAGAGCCTGGCGATCATGCTCACCGCCTCGGCACTCGGCTACGGCTGGCCTGGGCTGGGCGGGCTGCTCCTGGTGGTGCTCACCCTGGGCCTGCTGATCCTCGCCGTGACCGGCATCAGCCTCGGGCTGGCCTTCGCCCTGCCGGGCCACATCGAACTGATCGCCGTGATCTTCGTGGCCAATCTGCCTCTGCTGTTCGCCAGCACGGCCCTGGCTCCCCTCAGCTTCATGCCCCCCTGGCTGGGCTGGCTCGCGGCCCTGAATCCCCTTACCTTCGCGATAGAGCCGATCCGGGCTGCCTATGCCGCTCCCTTCTCGCTCAGCCAGGTGGTTCTCGAGGCTCCCTACGGCTCACTCACAAGCCTCTCCTGTCTCCTGGTCCTGGCGGCACTGGCGACCGTCTCCTTTCTCCTGATCCGCCCGCTGCTCAATCGCAAGTTGTCCTGA
- a CDS encoding N-acetylmannosamine-6-phosphate 2-epimerase: protein MGDTRSTTPSGRLIVSVQAPEGSPLRQPDVIAALSEACLGAGAAGVRLDGPEAIAAVRRRCPQALIVGLWKRMLPDSSVYITPRWQDLRQVWAAGADVIALDATSRPRPGGEGLAELVVRAREELQAVLMADVDGIDSGLQAAELGCQWVGTTLYGYTEATRSCAPPALQLLPELRRRLPEGIRLICEGGLSSPAQATEACRLGADAVVVGTALTGLEHQVSTYRRQLDPT, encoded by the coding sequence GTGGGTGACACCCGCTCCACCACGCCGTCCGGGCGCCTGATCGTCTCGGTCCAGGCGCCCGAGGGATCGCCTCTGCGTCAGCCCGATGTGATCGCAGCGCTGTCCGAGGCCTGCCTCGGTGCCGGCGCCGCCGGGGTCAGGCTCGACGGACCGGAGGCGATCGCGGCTGTGCGGCGACGCTGCCCGCAGGCGCTGATCGTGGGCCTGTGGAAGCGGATGCTGCCCGATAGCTCCGTGTACATCACGCCCCGATGGCAGGACCTCAGGCAGGTCTGGGCTGCCGGAGCGGACGTGATCGCCCTGGATGCCACATCAAGGCCGAGGCCGGGCGGCGAGGGGCTTGCCGAGCTGGTGGTCCGGGCGCGGGAGGAGCTGCAGGCGGTGCTGATGGCCGATGTGGATGGCATCGACAGTGGGCTGCAGGCCGCCGAGCTGGGCTGTCAGTGGGTGGGCACGACGCTCTATGGCTACACCGAGGCCACGCGATCCTGCGCTCCACCGGCCCTGCAGCTCCTGCCGGAGCTGAGGCGGCGGCTGCCGGAGGGCATCCGGCTGATCTGCGAAGGGGGACTGTCCTCCCCGGCACAGGCGACGGAGGCCTGCCGCCTCGGTGCGGATGCGGTGGTGGTGGGCACCGCCCTCACCGGTCTGGAGCATCAGGTGAGCACCTACCGCCGCCAGCTGGATCCGACCTGA
- the groL gene encoding chaperonin GroEL (60 kDa chaperone family; promotes refolding of misfolded polypeptides especially under stressful conditions; forms two stacked rings of heptamers to form a barrel-shaped 14mer; ends can be capped by GroES; misfolded proteins enter the barrel where they are refolded when GroES binds), translating into MAKLISFSDDSRASLERGVNALADAVKVTIGPRGRNVVLEKSFGAPDIVNDGVTIAREVELEDPFENLGAKLIQQVASKTKDEAGDGTTTATVLAQAMVQEGLRNVAAGANPVGLRRGMELACAQVVTGLSQRSRSISGDDVRKVATVSSSGDEEIGRMVAEAMVKVSADGVITVEESKSLATELEVTEGMAFDRGYASPYFVTDPDRQICEFENARLLITDRKITAVADLIPALEMVTKMAAPLLIIAEEVEGEALATLVVNKSRGVLQVAAVRAPGFGDRRKAMLEDIAILTGGTVISEDRAMTLEKVTAEDLGRVRKLTISKDTTTLVAEDSHHAAVKDRVAAIRRQLEETESDYDREKLNERIAKLAGGVAVIKVGAPTETELRNRKLRIEDALNATRAAVEEGIVAGGGSTLLSLAGELQSLADSETGDARTGVEIVRRALAAPVRQIAENAGRDGAVVAAEIQRLNQGYNAASDGYEDLMAAGILDAAKVLRLALQDAVSIAAMIITTEAVIADKPEPPAPAAPGGDMGGMGGMGGMGGMGMPGMM; encoded by the coding sequence ATGGCCAAACTGATCAGCTTCTCGGACGATTCCCGCGCCTCACTCGAGCGCGGCGTGAACGCCCTGGCGGATGCCGTCAAGGTCACCATCGGACCGCGGGGTCGCAACGTGGTGCTGGAGAAGTCCTTCGGCGCGCCGGACATCGTCAATGACGGTGTGACCATCGCCCGCGAGGTGGAGCTGGAGGACCCCTTCGAGAACCTCGGCGCCAAGCTGATTCAGCAGGTGGCCTCCAAAACCAAGGATGAAGCCGGTGACGGCACCACCACGGCGACGGTTCTCGCCCAGGCCATGGTTCAGGAAGGGCTGCGCAACGTGGCTGCCGGGGCCAATCCCGTGGGCCTGCGCCGCGGCATGGAACTGGCCTGCGCCCAGGTGGTCACGGGACTCAGCCAGCGCTCCCGCAGCATCAGCGGTGACGACGTGCGCAAGGTCGCCACGGTGAGCTCCAGCGGTGACGAGGAGATCGGCCGCATGGTGGCCGAGGCCATGGTGAAGGTGAGCGCCGACGGCGTGATCACCGTGGAGGAATCCAAGTCGCTGGCGACGGAACTGGAGGTGACCGAGGGCATGGCCTTCGACCGGGGCTACGCCTCCCCCTATTTCGTCACCGACCCGGACCGCCAGATCTGCGAGTTCGAGAATGCGCGTCTGCTGATCACCGACCGCAAGATCACAGCGGTGGCCGACCTGATCCCGGCCCTGGAGATGGTGACCAAGATGGCCGCCCCGCTGCTGATCATCGCGGAGGAAGTGGAGGGTGAAGCCCTGGCCACCCTCGTGGTGAACAAGAGCCGCGGTGTGCTGCAGGTCGCTGCGGTGCGGGCACCCGGCTTCGGCGACCGCCGCAAGGCCATGCTCGAGGACATCGCCATCCTCACCGGCGGCACGGTGATCAGCGAGGACCGTGCCATGACCCTCGAGAAAGTCACGGCCGAGGACCTGGGGCGGGTGCGCAAGCTGACCATCAGCAAGGACACGACCACCCTGGTGGCCGAGGACAGCCATCACGCCGCCGTGAAGGACCGGGTCGCGGCGATCCGCCGCCAGCTGGAGGAAACCGAGTCGGACTACGACCGGGAGAAACTGAACGAGCGCATCGCCAAACTCGCCGGTGGCGTGGCGGTGATCAAGGTGGGAGCGCCCACCGAAACGGAGCTCAGGAACCGGAAGCTGCGGATCGAGGACGCCCTCAACGCCACCCGGGCCGCTGTTGAGGAAGGAATCGTGGCGGGCGGTGGCAGCACACTGCTGAGCCTCGCCGGCGAGCTCCAGAGCCTGGCCGACTCGGAAACCGGCGATGCGCGCACCGGCGTGGAGATCGTGCGGCGAGCCCTGGCGGCACCCGTGCGCCAGATCGCCGAGAACGCGGGTCGCGACGGCGCCGTTGTCGCCGCCGAGATCCAGCGCCTGAATCAGGGCTACAACGCCGCCAGCGACGGCTACGAGGATCTGATGGCCGCCGGCATCCTCGATGCCGCCAAGGTGCTGCGTCTGGCCCTTCAGGATGCCGTCTCGATCGCCGCGATGATCATCACCACCGAAGCGGTGATCGCCGACAAGCCCGAGCCTCCGGCTCCCGCAGCCCCCGGTGGCGACATGGGTGGCATGGGCGGTATGGGTGGCATGGGTGGCATGGGCATGCCCGGCATGATGTGA
- the fabG gene encoding 3-oxoacyl-[acyl-carrier-protein] reductase: MVSSTARGRDLEGKTALVTGASRGIGRAVALELAAAGAFVVVNYARSSEEAESVVAAVGANGGEAMAIQADVASEEQVDALMKEVLGQRGRLDVLVNNAGITRDGLLLRMKTSDWQSVLDLNLSGVFLCTRAAARPMLKQKAGRIVSITSVVGLTGNPGQANYAAAKAGVIGFTRSAAREFASRGITVNAVAPGFIATDMTKGLDQESLLGTIPLGCLGTPEQVAGAVRFLAADPAAAYITGQVLQVDGGMVMA; encoded by the coding sequence ATGGTGTCCTCCACGGCACGCGGGCGTGATCTCGAGGGGAAGACGGCCCTGGTCACGGGAGCCAGCCGCGGCATCGGACGGGCCGTGGCTCTGGAACTCGCCGCGGCCGGGGCCTTCGTGGTGGTGAACTACGCCCGATCCTCCGAGGAGGCGGAGAGCGTCGTGGCGGCGGTCGGGGCCAACGGCGGCGAGGCGATGGCGATCCAGGCGGATGTCGCCAGCGAGGAGCAGGTGGACGCCCTGATGAAGGAGGTGCTCGGCCAGCGCGGCCGTCTCGACGTCCTGGTGAACAACGCCGGCATCACCCGCGACGGCCTGCTGCTGCGGATGAAGACGAGCGACTGGCAGTCGGTGCTGGATCTCAATCTCAGCGGTGTGTTTCTCTGCACGCGCGCCGCGGCCCGGCCGATGCTGAAGCAGAAGGCGGGCCGGATCGTGAGCATCACCTCCGTGGTGGGCCTCACCGGCAACCCCGGCCAGGCCAACTACGCCGCCGCCAAGGCGGGAGTGATCGGCTTCACACGGAGTGCCGCCCGGGAGTTCGCCAGCCGGGGCATCACGGTGAACGCGGTGGCCCCGGGCTTCATCGCCACCGACATGACGAAGGGCCTCGATCAGGAGAGCCTGCTCGGCACCATTCCCCTCGGCTGTCTCGGCACACCGGAGCAGGTGGCGGGCGCTGTGCGTTTCCTGGCCGCCGATCCTGCGGCGGCCTACATCACCGGGCAGGTGCTGCAGGTGGATGGGGGCATGGTGATGGCCTGA
- a CDS encoding TrkA family potassium uptake protein: protein MSRAARGDWQRLLGPWLRPLSALVLVVFGGALGYRITEGWDWGDCLWMVLITITTIGYGEVEILSQAGRLVTVLIIAGGLVVVQFTLQRFLQLTESGYFRSMRYLRFSRTLRRMQNHVILCGYGRIGREIAEQIRQDGAPLLVVELDEARKRAAEDSGLLVLQADATLDETLLEAGIHRCRSLVAALPSNAANLYVILSARGLAPRCRLIARSDSEEAERKLRLAGANQVVSPYVAGGRTMAATALRPLAVDFMDLLSGSECEVDEFQLSGDPRDMGELQGRSLAELQLGRRSGALVLAIRTPAPSIPTPFSYRGASYGTSQSELIANPSGDVTLEAGQLLVVLGTKDQLRRLTELLGRAVQGIDSMSG from the coding sequence ATGAGCCGCGCGGCTCGCGGGGATTGGCAGCGCCTGCTCGGTCCCTGGCTGCGACCGCTCTCCGCCCTGGTGCTGGTGGTCTTCGGCGGGGCACTCGGCTACCGGATCACCGAGGGCTGGGACTGGGGCGACTGCCTGTGGATGGTGCTGATCACCATCACCACCATCGGTTACGGGGAGGTGGAGATCCTGTCCCAGGCCGGACGGCTGGTGACGGTGCTGATCATCGCCGGTGGTCTGGTGGTGGTGCAGTTCACGTTGCAGCGGTTCCTGCAGCTGACAGAGTCGGGCTACTTCCGCAGCATGAGGTATCTGCGCTTCAGCAGAACCCTTCGGCGCATGCAGAACCACGTGATTCTCTGCGGCTACGGCCGGATCGGCCGGGAGATCGCCGAGCAGATCCGGCAGGACGGTGCACCGCTGCTGGTGGTGGAACTCGACGAGGCCCGCAAGCGGGCAGCCGAGGACAGCGGCCTGCTCGTGCTCCAGGCCGACGCCACCCTCGACGAGACTCTGCTGGAAGCGGGCATCCACCGCTGCCGCTCCCTGGTGGCGGCGCTGCCGAGCAATGCGGCCAATCTCTACGTGATCCTCAGCGCCAGGGGACTGGCTCCCCGCTGTCGCCTGATTGCCCGGTCCGACAGCGAGGAGGCGGAACGCAAGCTGCGCCTGGCCGGCGCCAATCAGGTGGTGAGCCCCTACGTGGCCGGCGGCCGAACGATGGCGGCCACCGCCCTGAGACCGCTGGCGGTGGACTTCATGGACCTGCTCTCCGGCTCCGAATGCGAGGTGGATGAGTTCCAGCTCAGCGGCGATCCCCGCGACATGGGCGAGCTGCAGGGGCGGAGCCTGGCGGAGCTGCAGCTGGGGCGTCGCTCGGGTGCGTTGGTGCTGGCGATCCGCACTCCCGCTCCCAGCATCCCCACTCCCTTCTCCTATCGCGGAGCGAGCTACGGCACCAGCCAGAGTGAGCTGATCGCCAACCCCAGCGGGGATGTGACCCTGGAGGCGGGCCAGCTGCTGGTGGTGCTGGGGACCAAGGACCAGCTCAGGCGGCTGACCGAGCTGCTGGGGCGGGCCGTGCAGGGCATCGATTCGATGTCGGGCTGA
- a CDS encoding glycosyltransferase family 9 protein: protein MAAAAAQLNAQVQVACPMAMAPIWKLLPEVEKAIPFSFESSASLADWANLLGAVREPDFQACVNLAAGWPVNLLLSLSHIPNRVASGGFASTSVVQPDDGLWPPQQLAAHLQPLGMSLDADAFRLRLPRTALDRASTELPAGTGPLLLLAGSGDSGDWLHAHREELLEQLRVRLPDLRVHGLNPTGNPVERAALIAGADLLLSENPAATRLALYNGIPTVALGAGAVSLPQREQVKGLTGAQVSVQEVLQALGMG, encoded by the coding sequence GTGGCTGCGGCTGCGGCCCAGCTGAATGCCCAGGTGCAGGTGGCCTGCCCGATGGCGATGGCTCCGATCTGGAAGCTGCTGCCGGAGGTGGAGAAGGCGATTCCCTTCAGCTTCGAGAGCAGCGCCAGCCTGGCGGACTGGGCCAATCTGCTGGGGGCCGTGCGGGAGCCCGACTTTCAGGCCTGCGTGAACCTGGCCGCCGGCTGGCCGGTGAACCTGCTGCTCTCGCTCAGCCACATTCCCAATCGCGTCGCCAGCGGCGGCTTCGCCAGCACCAGCGTGGTGCAGCCGGATGACGGGCTCTGGCCACCGCAGCAGCTGGCCGCCCATCTGCAACCGCTCGGCATGAGCCTTGATGCGGATGCCTTCCGCCTCAGGCTGCCCCGCACGGCACTCGACCGTGCCAGCACCGAGCTCCCGGCGGGGACAGGCCCGCTCCTGCTGCTGGCCGGCTCCGGCGATTCCGGCGACTGGCTCCATGCCCACCGTGAGGAACTGCTCGAGCAGCTGCGCGTGAGGCTTCCCGACCTGCGGGTGCACGGGCTCAACCCCACCGGCAACCCCGTCGAGCGCGCGGCGCTCATCGCCGGCGCTGACCTGCTGCTGAGCGAGAACCCCGCCGCCACGCGCCTGGCCCTCTACAACGGCATCCCCACCGTCGCCCTGGGTGCCGGCGCCGTGTCCCTGCCGCAGCGGGAGCAGGTGAAGGGGCTCACCGGCGCCCAGGTGTCCGTCCAGGAGGTGCTTCAGGCGCTCGGCATGGGATGA
- the ispD gene encoding 2-C-methyl-D-erythritol 4-phosphate cytidylyltransferase: MHVLIAAAGSGRRMGADRNKVLLPLAGRPVLGWTLRAVASAGGLRWLGVVGQPSDRDAIERCLGEADLPCPAVVVTGGDTRQESVRRGLEALPAEARSVLIHDAARCLVEPGLLERCQVEVDAGRAVVAATPVTDTIKQVDGDGTVVQTPDRERLWAAQTPQGFPLDRLREAHAIASREGWSVTDDAALFERLGWPVRVMASPRSNIKLTTPDDLCIAEALLRRRDDAGDPPETGAPLTPAG, from the coding sequence GTGCACGTGCTGATCGCCGCCGCCGGCAGCGGCCGCCGCATGGGGGCGGACCGGAACAAGGTGCTGCTGCCCCTGGCGGGACGGCCGGTGCTCGGCTGGACCCTGCGGGCCGTGGCCTCGGCGGGGGGGCTCCGCTGGCTGGGGGTGGTGGGCCAGCCCTCGGACCGGGACGCGATCGAGCGCTGCCTCGGCGAGGCGGACCTGCCCTGCCCGGCGGTTGTCGTGACCGGCGGCGACACCCGGCAGGAGTCGGTGCGCCGCGGCCTGGAGGCCCTGCCGGCTGAGGCCCGCTCCGTGCTCATTCACGACGCCGCGCGCTGTCTGGTGGAACCGGGACTGCTCGAGCGCTGTCAGGTGGAGGTGGATGCCGGCCGGGCGGTCGTGGCGGCCACTCCCGTCACCGACACGATCAAGCAGGTGGATGGTGACGGCACGGTGGTGCAGACCCCGGATCGCGAGCGCCTCTGGGCGGCTCAGACCCCGCAGGGCTTCCCGCTGGACCGGCTGCGGGAAGCCCACGCCATCGCCTCCCGCGAGGGCTGGAGCGTCACCGATGACGCCGCCCTGTTCGAGCGGCTCGGCTGGCCCGTGCGGGTGATGGCGTCGCCCCGCTCCAACATCAAACTCACCACGCCGGATGACCTCTGCATCGCCGAAGCCCTGCTCCGGCGGCGCGATGACGCGGGTGACCCTCCGGAGACCGGCGCTCCGCTCACTCCAGCAGGCTGA
- a CDS encoding LD-carboxypeptidase, which produces MPSARPSWPPALKPGDPAQLVAASSELEQFERLEAGLEILRGWGLQPCGMERARRRWRGLAGEDPQRRADLEAGGPMPLRVGVRGGWGAARLLEHPPHWQEGWLLGFSDVTSLLWARQAHGLAGNLHGPLLTTLAAEPDWSRERLRSLLFSGEPAALDPLEGEAWAGGSAEGPLLAANLTVATHLLGTTWLPPLQGAILVLEDVGEQPYRLDRLLSHWRLNGALSGLAGLGFGSFSDCGEPDAVAAVLRERSCNLGLPVVAGLAVGHQPGNAVLPLGALARLDGGSGRLSLLE; this is translated from the coding sequence ATGCCCTCCGCCCGCCCGAGCTGGCCGCCCGCCCTGAAGCCGGGAGACCCCGCCCAGCTTGTGGCGGCCAGCTCGGAACTCGAGCAGTTCGAACGCCTGGAGGCCGGCCTGGAGATCCTGCGCGGCTGGGGCCTGCAGCCCTGCGGCATGGAGAGGGCCCGCCGCCGCTGGCGGGGCCTGGCCGGTGAGGACCCACAGCGCCGGGCCGATCTCGAAGCCGGCGGGCCCATGCCCCTGCGGGTGGGCGTGCGCGGCGGCTGGGGCGCGGCGCGCCTGCTGGAGCACCCGCCCCACTGGCAGGAGGGCTGGCTGCTGGGCTTCTCCGATGTCACCAGCCTGCTCTGGGCCCGCCAGGCCCATGGGCTGGCGGGGAACCTGCACGGCCCCCTGCTCACGACCCTGGCCGCCGAACCGGACTGGAGCCGTGAGCGGCTCCGCAGCCTGCTCTTCTCAGGCGAGCCCGCAGCACTGGACCCTCTGGAGGGAGAGGCCTGGGCCGGCGGGAGCGCGGAGGGGCCTCTGCTGGCGGCCAACCTGACGGTGGCCACCCACCTGCTCGGCACCACCTGGCTGCCGCCGCTGCAGGGGGCGATTCTGGTGCTGGAGGACGTGGGGGAGCAGCCCTACCGTCTCGACCGACTGCTCAGCCACTGGCGCCTGAACGGGGCCCTCTCGGGCCTGGCCGGGCTGGGATTCGGCAGCTTCAGCGACTGCGGTGAGCCCGATGCGGTCGCCGCGGTGCTGCGGGAGCGCAGCTGCAATCTCGGGCTGCCGGTGGTGGCAGGGCTGGCCGTGGGGCATCAGCCGGGCAATGCCGTGCTGCCCCTGGGGGCCCTTGCCCGTCTGGATGGCGGCAGCGGCCGACTCAGCCTGCTGGAGTGA
- a CDS encoding 4-hydroxybenzoate polyprenyltransferase encodes MSRTEVSAPVGPPSGLAAWLALLRWNKPTGRLILLIPAGWALWLSPLAPPAPALLLLIVAGGLAVSGAGCIANDLWDRRIDAQVSRTRSRPLASGRVRPAAAAVVMVLLLLLALAVTLALPHRALVLALAIGCLPLVLLYPSAKRWTGLPQLVLALCWGFAVLIPWAAAVGDLPLQAPLIGCWLATVLWTFGFDTVYAMPDRADDRRIGVRSSARTLGHRAPAAVSLCYGGAAVALAVAAAAAGLSAWFWPLWFLAALGMQREVRRLPLQASSGEPYGQHFRNQVRLGSLLLLALVVGRF; translated from the coding sequence ATGAGCAGAACGGAGGTCAGCGCGCCGGTCGGGCCGCCCTCGGGACTGGCCGCCTGGCTGGCCCTGCTGCGCTGGAACAAGCCCACCGGCCGGCTGATCCTGCTGATTCCGGCGGGATGGGCCCTCTGGCTCTCCCCGCTCGCCCCACCCGCACCGGCCCTCCTGCTGCTGATCGTTGCGGGAGGGCTGGCGGTCAGCGGCGCCGGCTGCATCGCCAATGACCTCTGGGACCGCAGGATCGACGCGCAGGTCAGCCGGACCCGCAGCCGCCCCCTCGCCAGTGGCCGTGTGCGTCCCGCCGCCGCTGCGGTGGTGATGGTGCTGCTGCTGCTGCTGGCCCTGGCGGTGACGCTGGCCCTGCCCCACCGGGCTCTGGTGCTGGCTCTGGCGATCGGGTGTCTGCCCCTGGTGCTCCTCTACCCCTCGGCCAAGCGCTGGACGGGCCTGCCCCAGCTGGTGCTGGCCCTCTGCTGGGGATTCGCCGTGCTCATTCCCTGGGCTGCCGCGGTGGGGGATCTGCCGTTGCAGGCACCTCTGATCGGCTGCTGGCTGGCCACGGTGCTCTGGACCTTCGGATTCGACACCGTCTACGCCATGCCCGACCGGGCGGATGACAGACGCATCGGGGTGCGCAGCAGCGCCCGCACACTGGGGCACCGGGCACCAGCGGCGGTGAGCCTCTGCTACGGAGGCGCTGCGGTCGCCCTGGCCGTCGCGGCTGCCGCCGCGGGGCTCTCGGCCTGGTTCTGGCCGCTCTGGTTCCTCGCAGCCTTGGGCATGCAGCGTGAGGTGCGACGGCTGCCCCTTCAGGCCTCGTCCGGGGAGCCCTACGGCCAGCATTTCCGCAACCAGGTGCGGCTGGGGTCGCTGCTGCTGCTGGCGCTGGTGGTGGGGCGGTTCTGA
- a CDS encoding helix-turn-helix domain-containing protein — protein MSGPGQSDDGHPSLRALGETLRSAREQRGLSIGELADLLHLGEEQVRALEEADTTDWPEPVYIRARIRAVARAVGLDGDTLLDSLPPALKRQGPGAVKPPAAPVSAPAPAAPPRPTGRRAAADSPPGPKPSPGSGDRPSGRTTALAWLVLVLAVLAGGAWLWNSRSELFPAGGPAAGTPAAPESPDAPEIEEVAPEAAPSPAAPPEAEPTAATIRIQPIDGQPSWLAIRSGDGTLLFEGTFSEERELPADAGVEVYAGRPDLVAVGRGSGPMQPLGSIESVRWLSLDELISRPAP, from the coding sequence GTGAGCGGGCCAGGCCAATCCGACGACGGACATCCCTCCCTGCGTGCACTCGGTGAGACGCTCCGCTCGGCGCGGGAGCAGCGGGGCCTGAGCATCGGTGAACTGGCCGACCTGCTCCATCTGGGCGAGGAGCAGGTGCGGGCCCTGGAGGAGGCCGACACAACCGACTGGCCGGAACCCGTCTACATCCGCGCGAGGATCCGGGCGGTCGCGCGGGCGGTGGGCCTCGACGGCGACACCCTGCTGGACTCCCTGCCGCCGGCTCTCAAGCGCCAGGGTCCCGGTGCCGTGAAGCCCCCGGCAGCGCCGGTGAGTGCTCCGGCCCCGGCGGCCCCTCCCCGACCGACGGGCCGCCGGGCCGCCGCGGACTCCCCACCGGGCCCCAAGCCGTCGCCGGGGTCGGGGGATCGACCCAGCGGCCGCACCACCGCCCTGGCCTGGCTGGTGCTGGTGCTGGCGGTCCTGGCCGGTGGGGCCTGGCTCTGGAACAGCCGGTCCGAGCTGTTCCCCGCCGGCGGCCCCGCTGCCGGCACCCCGGCGGCTCCGGAATCGCCGGATGCACCCGAGATCGAGGAGGTCGCCCCGGAAGCGGCTCCCAGCCCAGCGGCGCCACCGGAAGCGGAGCCGACGGCCGCGACGATCCGGATTCAGCCCATCGACGGACAGCCAAGCTGGCTGGCCATCCGCAGTGGCGATGGAACCCTGCTCTTCGAGGGGACCTTCTCGGAGGAGCGGGAGCTTCCCGCCGATGCGGGAGTGGAGGTCTACGCCGGTCGGCCCGATCTCGTCGCGGTGGGCCGGGGCAGCGGCCCGATGCAACCACTCGGCAGCATCGAGAGCGTGCGTTGGCTCAGCCTCGACGAGCTGATCAGCCGTCCTGCGCCCTGA
- the cobM gene encoding precorrin-4 C(11)-methyltransferase, producing the protein MSAQTPADPQPGPIVSIVGAGPGAVDLITLRAADRLRAAEVLLWTDSLVAPEIASLTDESCERIATSGLTLEEICELMIQRARSGRRVVRLHDGDPCLYSALNEQRRRLAEAGLGIEVVPGVSAYQAVAAALPSELTVPGLVQTIVLSRASGRTGTPERETLSRLAGLRASLCLYLSARHVQDVQDSLLEHYPADTPVAIGYRVSWPDQWLRLVELREMAACSREQGLTRTTLYLVSPALAAPSPHRSRLYSASHGHLFRPASGAGAGERLVAQDKAEQALG; encoded by the coding sequence TTGAGCGCACAGACACCAGCAGATCCCCAGCCCGGCCCGATCGTCAGCATCGTCGGTGCCGGCCCGGGAGCCGTGGACCTGATCACCCTCAGAGCCGCCGATCGCCTGCGAGCGGCGGAGGTGCTGCTCTGGACCGATTCACTCGTGGCGCCGGAGATCGCCTCCCTCACCGATGAGAGCTGTGAGCGGATCGCCACCTCCGGGCTCACACTCGAGGAGATCTGCGAACTGATGATCCAGCGCGCCCGCAGCGGCAGGCGGGTGGTCCGCCTGCACGACGGTGATCCCTGCCTCTACAGCGCCCTGAACGAGCAGCGGCGCCGTCTGGCGGAAGCCGGTCTGGGCATTGAGGTCGTGCCGGGGGTGAGCGCCTACCAGGCGGTGGCGGCGGCCCTCCCGAGTGAGCTGACCGTTCCCGGCCTCGTGCAGACCATCGTCCTGAGCCGGGCCAGCGGCCGGACGGGCACCCCCGAACGGGAAACCCTGAGCCGGCTCGCAGGCCTGAGGGCGTCCCTATGCCTGTACCTGAGCGCCCGGCACGTGCAGGACGTGCAGGACAGCCTGCTGGAGCATTACCCGGCGGACACGCCGGTGGCCATCGGCTACCGGGTGAGCTGGCCGGACCAGTGGCTCCGGCTGGTGGAGCTGCGCGAGATGGCCGCCTGCAGCCGGGAGCAGGGCCTGACGCGAACGACCCTGTATCTGGTGAGTCCCGCTCTGGCCGCTCCCAGTCCGCATCGATCCAGGCTCTACAGCGCCAGTCATGGCCATCTCTTCCGTCCCGCCTCTGGCGCAGGGGCCGGCGAGCGGCTGGTGGCGCAGGACAAGGCGGAGCAGGCCCTGGGGTAA